CTCCGGATCGGCGAGCACCTGCGGGCGCTCGGTCGGCCGCCGATCATGGCGCTCACCGCGACCGCCACCGAAAAGGTGCGCGAGGACATCAGCCGCTTCCTCGGCCTCGACGATCCCGTGGTCGTGTCGAGCTCGCCACACCGTTCGAACCTGGCCTTCCAGGTGCTCGAATGCCAAGGCGACATGCGCTCACGCGCCCTCATCCGCTTCGTCCGCCGCCTGCACCGGCCGGGCATCGTCTACTGCACGACCACGCGCGAGGTCGACAGCGTCTACCTCGTGATGCGCCAGCTCGACATCCCGGCGCACCGCTACCACGGCAAGATGACCGCCGCGGAGCGCGTGCACGAGCAGGAGATGTACATGAAGTCGGGGCGGCGCACCGTGATGGTCGCGACGAGCGCCTTCGGCCTCGGCATCGACAAGCCCGACATCCGCTACATCATCCACTACCAGGCGCCGGCCTCGCTCGAGCAATACGTGCAGGAGGCCGGGCGCGCCGGCCGCGACGGTCGCCGCTCCGATTGCATCCTGCTCTACGACCCGTCGGACCGCGCGATCCACGAGCTCCTTCTCGGCAAGAGCCGCGTCCGCCCGGATCAGCTCTACAAGATCGGCGAGGCGCTCGCGGCGTGGGGCGGCGAGAACCGCACGCCGACGCTGGAGGCGCTGTCGATGTCGGCGGGCCTCGGTCCGCGCATCGCGCAGGCCCTCCTCGCGATCCTCGAGGAAGCCGAGCTCGTCCGTATGAGCGACGGCACGATCGAGGTGCTGCGACCGGAGACGATCGAGGAGGAGTCCCGCCACCTCGCCGGGCAGTTCGCCACCCTGCGCACACAGGACGGGAGGCGCCTCGACTCCGTCGCCGAGTACGTCCACGCGCCGGGCTGCCGCGCCGTCACCCTGCGCCGCTATTTCGGCGAATCGAACGAGCGTCCCTGCGGCCTCTGCGACGCGTGCCGCGGCGTGGCGAAGCGCCCGGCGAGCTTCTACGAGCCGGTCGTGCGCCCGCCGCGGCGCCGGCGCCGCGAGCGCGAGCGGATGGCGCGGCGCGAGCGCGGCCGGAACCGGCGCCGACGGAAGAACGTCGCGGCGCCGACGGCGGTCGCGGCGCCCCCCGTGCCCGCGCACGAGACGGTGGCAGAGCCGGCCCCGATGCTGCCCCCGCCGCTGCCGCCGATCGACCTGTAGTCCGCGCCGGTCGCGCCTGGCCTGCGCCGGTCGCGCACGACCGAGGGTCCTCGGTGACGCGATGGCGGGGCAGTCGTTTCGCTCCCGCCCCTCCGATCCCCATTCGGCTCAGAGCCGTACGAAGGTGTGCCGGCGGTGGGCTCGCGTCACCAGCCCCAGGCCGACGGCGTCGCCGATGATCTCCACGGCCAGGATGGCGTCGGGGTCGGTGAAGGAGACTTCGGGTGTTTCGCCGCGCGCCTCCAGGGCCTCCACCAGGGCGCCGCCGAGGAGGCGCTCGAGGTGGTCGGACCGGAGGATGCGGCGGTGGCCGCGGCGCTCGACACGAACGTGGAACGAGCGACCGACGAGCGCGTCGACGAACGGCGCGACCTCGGCGACGAGCTGCACGTCGACGTCGCCCGCGAGCGCGAGCGTCCGCTCGACGGGCACCACGCGCGCGAGCACCTCGGCCGCGAGGATCGCATCCCCCTCGATCCGCTCCGCGAGCGCGGCAAGGCACGCGTCGACGTCGCCGGTGCGCCCGACGAGCACCTCGGCGTACCCGGCGCGCCGGAGCTGCACGATCGGACGCACCGCCCGCACGAGATCGTGGCGCCGGCCGCCGTGCGCGGTGACGACGAGGTTCCAATCGAGGCGCGCGAACACACCGCTCCATAACCGATGCCGAGCGGGAATGCTCGCGCCGTGCCGCCGGCACCGGCGTCGGCGCGCGCCTTGACGATCCCGAGGCGAGCGGCCATGGGAGCGGACATGCCGTCTTCCGAGGTCGACGCCGACGCATCGTCCGCCTCGGGGGCGCGCCTGCGTGAACGGCTCGAACCCTATCGCCCCTGGCTCGGCTCCGCCTTCGGCATCGCCCTCTTCGGCGCGGCGCTCTGGGTTCTCCATCACGAGCTCCGCGCCTACTCGTACACCGAGGTGATCGCGGCCCTGCGCGGCCTGCCGCGATCGCGGCTCGCCCTCGGCCTCGCCTGCACCGCCGCGAGCTATCTGCTGCTCACCGGCTACGACGCGCTCGCGTGCCGGTATCTCGCGCACGCGCTTCGCTACCGGCAGATCGCGCTCGCGTCGTTCGTCGGCTACGCGTTCAGCCACAACGTCGGCGCGTCGTTCCTCGGCGGCGGCGCGATCCGCTACCGCCTGTACTCGAGCTGGGGCCTCCAGGCCGGCGAGATCGCGACGATCGTCGCCTTCAACGGCATCACGTTCTGGCTCGGATTTCTCCTGCTGACCGGCGGCGCGCTCCTCTTCGAGCCGGCGGCGGCGCTCTCGGCGCACACCTTCCCGGCCGGTACCGAGCCCGCGATCGGCGTCGTCTGCCTCGGCATCGTCGCGGCCTACGTCGGGTGGAGCGCGCTGCGCCGCACGCCGCTCCGCATCCGCGCCTTCGAACTCCGCATCCCGCCGCTCGATCTCACCTTCGTGCAGCTCACGCTCTCGACCCTCGACTGGGCGCTCGCCGCGAGCGTGCTCTACGTGGTGCTGCCGCCGTCCCCGACGCTCGGATTCCCCGCGTTCCTCGCGGCGTTCCTGCTCGCCCAGGTCGCGGGGCTCGCGAGCCATCTCCCGGCGGGGCTCGGCGTCTTCGAGACCGTGATCCTGGTCGGGCTCGCGCCGTACCTCCCGGGTCCGGCGGTCCTCGGATCGCTCGTCGCGTACCGCGTGATCTACTACCTCGTGCCGCTGCTCGCCGCCGGCGCCCTGCTCGGGGCGCACGAGCTCTGGCGGCGTACGGTGGTCCGGCGCGTCGGCGGCCTCTTCGGCCGCATCGTTCCCGAGATCGTGCCGCAGGCGCTCGCCGTGACGACGTTCCTCGGCGGCGGCGTCCTCCTCGCCTCGGGAGCCACGCCGGCGATCCACGGCCGCCTCGGCTGGCTACAGACCTTCCTGCCGCTCCCCGTCCTCGAGACGTCGCACTTCTTCGGCAGCCTGACCGGCGTCGGCCTCCTCCTGCTCGCGCGCGGCCTGCAGCACCGCCTCGACGCCGCCTACCTCGGCACGGTCGCGCTCCTCGCGGTGGGCATCGTGTTCTCGCTGCTCAAGGGCTTCGACTACGAGGAAGCGATCATCCTGACCGTGATGCTCGCGGCGCTCCTGCCGTGCCGCAAGCACTTCTATCGCCGCGCGTCGCTCCTCGACGAGTCGTTCACGGCGGGTTGGAGCCTCGCGATCGCCCTGGTCGTCCTCGGCTCGCTCTGGCTCCTGCTGCTCTCCCACCGCCACGTCGACTACTCGAGCCAGCTGTGGTGGCAGTTCGAGTTCGGCGGCAACGCGCCGCGCGCGCTGCGCGCGACGACGGCTGCGTCGGTGGTGCTGATGGCGACCGGGCTCGCCCGCCTCCTCCGCCCGGCGCCGCCGCGGTCACCGACGCCCTCCCCCGCCGACCTCGACCGCGCCGCGGCGGTGACCGCGGCGGCGCCCCGCACGTACGCGCACCTGGCGCTCCTCGGCGACAAGACCCTCCTCTTCCGCGACGACGCCCACGGCAGCCCGCGCGCCTTCATCATGTACGGCGTCGCAGGACGCAGCTGGGTGGCGTTCGGCGACCCCGTCGGACCGCCCGAGGACGCCCGCGAACTCGCGTGGCGCTTCCGCGAGCTCAGCGACGCGCACGTCGGCTGGACGGTCTTCTACGAAGTCGGCCCGGAGAACCTGCCGCTCTACCTCGACCTCGGCCTGAGCCTCCTGAAGCTCGGCGAGGAGGCGCGCGTGCCGCTCACGACGTTCGGACTCGAAGGCAGCGCGCGGAAGAGTCTGCGCCAGACCCATCGCCGCGTCGAGAAGGAGGCCGTGACGTTCGCGCTCCTCCCGGCCGAAGAGGTCCCGGCTCTACTCCCCGACCTGCGGCGCGTCTCCGACGCCTGGCTCGCCGAGAAGAGCACGCGGGAAAAGGGCTTCTCGCTCGGTTTCTTCTCGCCGGACTACCTCCGCCGTGGCCCGGTCGCCGTCGCGCGCCGCGGCGAGCGGCTCGTGGCGTTCGCCAACGTCCTCCTCGGCGGCGGTCGCGAGGAGATCTCGGTCGACCTCATGCGCTACGAGCCCGCGACGGCCCCGCCGGGGGTGATGGACTACCTCTTCCTCGAGCTCATGCTGTGGGGCCGGGACGCCGGCTACCGCTGGTTTGGCCTCGGCATGGCGCCCTTCTCGGGCTTCGACGTGCGCACGCTCGCGCCGCTCTGGAGCCGCGCCGGCGCGTTCCTCTTCCGACAGGGCGAGCACTTCTACAACTTCCAGGGTGTCCGCAAGTACAAGGACAAGTTCGATCCGGTATGGGAGCCGCGCTACCTCGCGTCGCCCGGCGGGCTCGCGCTGCCGCGCATCCTGACGAACGTCGCGGCTCTCGTCTCGGGCGGCCTCACCGGCGTGATGCGCAAGTGAGCAGCCCCCCGCCGCTCTCACGTCGGAAACCGTGCCCGTAGGTCTCGGCGAAGAGGCGTCTCGAGGTCACGCGGCGCTCGCCGCCCGCGGCGTAGCCGGGCAGACGAGCCGAACGCGCGTACCCGCACCCGGCGCCGACCGCACCTCCAGGCGGCCCCCGAGCGCGAGCGCACGCTCCTCCATGCCGACGAGCCCGAGCGCCTCGCTCGCCCGTCTCGCCTCGGGCGCGAAGCCGCAACCGTCGTCCACGATCTCGAGCTCGAGCCCGTCCGAAGCGACCGCGAGAACAATCTCGATCGTCCGCGCTCCGGCATGACGGACCGCGTTGACGAGCGCCTCCTGCGCGATGCGGTAGACGCCGATCTCGGTCTCCTCGTGGAGACGGGGGACCGGAGTGCGCACGTCGGTCGTGACCGTCGTCTCGACCGTGCTCATCCCCTCGGCGAGCGAGCAGAGGCTCTCCTCGATGCCGAGCTCGCGGAGCAACATCGGCCGGAGCTCGCGCGCGAGCTGCCGCAGGTGCTCGCCGACCTCACCGACGTAGCGGGCGGCGCGCGCGAGGTCCTCCGTCAATCCGGGCGCCGCTTCGGCCGCGCGGCGTCTGAGCGATTCGATGAGGATGCCGATGCCCACGAGCTCCTGGCACACGTCGTCGTGCAGGTCGAAGCCGAGGCGCTTGCGCTCGTCCTCGCGAATACTCGCCTGGTGCCGCGCGAGGCTGCGCAGCCGCTCCTCGCTCCGCCGGAGCTCGTCGAGAGAGGCGCGCAGCGCGTCTTCCGCCTCGCGCCGCTCGGTGACGTCGCGCACGATGCCGCGCGCGCCGATGACCCGTCCGTCGGCGTCGTGGATCGCGGAGGCGACGCACTCGAGCCAGCGCCGCCCGCGCGGACCTGGCACCCAGTAGACCAGCGGCGGGATGTCCTCCCCCGCGGCCATGCGGACGCGGAGCGCGCGCGAGTCGGGATTCTCCGCGTCCTGGGGCACCAGGGTGTCGGCGGCACGGCCGATCAGCGCCGCCGCGGGCGCGCCGTAGGCGCGGGCGAACGCCTCGTTCGCGTAGGTGATGCGGCCGTCGACGTCGTGCGCGAAGATCATGTCGCGCGCGTGATCGGCGAGGTCGCGATACGCCTCATAGGCGGCGGCGAGTCGCCGGCCGGCGGCGCGCGCGGCGGCGGCCTGCTCGAATGTCCGCGCCGTGCTGCGTGCGAGCGCCTCCGCGACGACGAGCGCGACGCCGGCCCCGAGCGCCGTCTCGATCAGGATGATCGTCGGATCGCTGAAGCGATGAATCGTCGGCACCGCCACCGCCACCGGCAGCGTGATCGCGCCGGCCGCCGCCAGGAGGGCCGCCGCCGGCCGCCAGCCCCAGGCGAACGCCCAGGACGAGCCCATGCAGATGAGCAGCACCGCGAACACCAGAATCTCGACCGAGCCGCCGACGAGCGCGAAGAAGCCCGTCGCCAGCGCCGTCAGCGCCACGCACGCGGCGAACGCGATCCGCGGCACGCGCGGTGCGCGCGGATCGGCGCGACACCAGACGATCGCCGCGACGAGCA
The DNA window shown above is from Deltaproteobacteria bacterium and carries:
- the mprF gene encoding bifunctional lysylphosphatidylglycerol flippase/synthetase MprF translates to MPSSEVDADASSASGARLRERLEPYRPWLGSAFGIALFGAALWVLHHELRAYSYTEVIAALRGLPRSRLALGLACTAASYLLLTGYDALACRYLAHALRYRQIALASFVGYAFSHNVGASFLGGGAIRYRLYSSWGLQAGEIATIVAFNGITFWLGFLLLTGGALLFEPAAALSAHTFPAGTEPAIGVVCLGIVAAYVGWSALRRTPLRIRAFELRIPPLDLTFVQLTLSTLDWALAASVLYVVLPPSPTLGFPAFLAAFLLAQVAGLASHLPAGLGVFETVILVGLAPYLPGPAVLGSLVAYRVIYYLVPLLAAGALLGAHELWRRTVVRRVGGLFGRIVPEIVPQALAVTTFLGGGVLLASGATPAIHGRLGWLQTFLPLPVLETSHFFGSLTGVGLLLLARGLQHRLDAAYLGTVALLAVGIVFSLLKGFDYEEAIILTVMLAALLPCRKHFYRRASLLDESFTAGWSLAIALVVLGSLWLLLLSHRHVDYSSQLWWQFEFGGNAPRALRATTAASVVLMATGLARLLRPAPPRSPTPSPADLDRAAAVTAAAPRTYAHLALLGDKTLLFRDDAHGSPRAFIMYGVAGRSWVAFGDPVGPPEDARELAWRFRELSDAHVGWTVFYEVGPENLPLYLDLGLSLLKLGEEARVPLTTFGLEGSARKSLRQTHRRVEKEAVTFALLPAEEVPALLPDLRRVSDAWLAEKSTREKGFSLGFFSPDYLRRGPVAVARRGERLVAFANVLLGGGREEISVDLMRYEPATAPPGVMDYLFLELMLWGRDAGYRWFGLGMAPFSGFDVRTLAPLWSRAGAFLFRQGEHFYNFQGVRKYKDKFDPVWEPRYLASPGGLALPRILTNVAALVSGGLTGVMRK
- a CDS encoding ATP-dependent DNA helicase RecQ produces the protein MRPEGGQRPPGPRRRRRRGGRRTCPNVGAGSNGESPPVETTAGLDAVQAAEQPAPEGAPQNGPQPGSGRRRRRRRKRRGHGAGQPGYGAPSSAVEAAARRLGLHRLYPEQQRIVAEASAGRDVLVVLPTGYGKSACYQIPSMTLAKPVVLCSPLLALLEDQHTKLQKLDVPVIRLDGTIRGRARKAAFERLEAGGPILLMTTPETLGSPELLASLGKTGIGLAAVDEAHCISEWGHDFRPAYLRIGEHLRALGRPPIMALTATATEKVREDISRFLGLDDPVVVSSSPHRSNLAFQVLECQGDMRSRALIRFVRRLHRPGIVYCTTTREVDSVYLVMRQLDIPAHRYHGKMTAAERVHEQEMYMKSGRRTVMVATSAFGLGIDKPDIRYIIHYQAPASLEQYVQEAGRAGRDGRRSDCILLYDPSDRAIHELLLGKSRVRPDQLYKIGEALAAWGGENRTPTLEALSMSAGLGPRIAQALLAILEEAELVRMSDGTIEVLRPETIEEESRHLAGQFATLRTQDGRRLDSVAEYVHAPGCRAVTLRRYFGESNERPCGLCDACRGVAKRPASFYEPVVRPPRRRRRERERMARRERGRNRRRRKNVAAPTAVAAPPVPAHETVAEPAPMLPPPLPPIDL
- a CDS encoding PAS domain-containing protein, producing the protein MTAPASELAAIAADGASDATLAQARRERITESLPWFAVGWLGLGFVLRTGLVLHQGLTLGLAATSLGLQAFVLVAAIVWCRADPRAPRVPRIAFAACVALTALATGFFALVGGSVEILVFAVLLICMGSSWAFAWGWRPAAALLAAAGAITLPVAVAVPTIHRFSDPTIILIETALGAGVALVVAEALARSTARTFEQAAAARAAGRRLAAAYEAYRDLADHARDMIFAHDVDGRITYANEAFARAYGAPAAALIGRAADTLVPQDAENPDSRALRVRMAAGEDIPPLVYWVPGPRGRRWLECVASAIHDADGRVIGARGIVRDVTERREAEDALRASLDELRRSEERLRSLARHQASIREDERKRLGFDLHDDVCQELVGIGILIESLRRRAAEAAPGLTEDLARAARYVGEVGEHLRQLARELRPMLLRELGIEESLCSLAEGMSTVETTVTTDVRTPVPRLHEETEIGVYRIAQEALVNAVRHAGARTIEIVLAVASDGLELEIVDDGCGFAPEARRASEALGLVGMEERALALGGRLEVRSAPGAGTRVRLVCPATPRAASAA